In one window of Ferriphaselus amnicola DNA:
- a CDS encoding type II toxin-antitoxin system Phd/YefM family antitoxin: MKVVTYSHARNSLKSVLDSVVQDADVTIISRRDAEGDAVVMSLDSYNSIMETLHLTSNPANAAHLARSIQEYREGRAQPRELLPD; this comes from the coding sequence ATGAAAGTCGTGACCTACTCCCATGCGCGCAATTCGCTGAAATCGGTTTTGGATAGCGTAGTGCAAGATGCCGATGTAACCATCATTAGCCGCCGCGATGCCGAAGGCGATGCCGTGGTAATGTCGCTGGACAGTTACAACAGCATCATGGAAACCCTGCACCTTACCAGCAACCCAGCCAATGCCGCCCACCTTGCCCGCTCCATTCAAGAATACCGCGAAGGCCGTGCACAACCTCGCGAACTGTTGCCCGACTGA
- a CDS encoding AMP-binding protein — MQNKIELDVIEPESVSSLHGLFVERVRRSPDLGAYRYFDAPRNEWQALTWAQMAEQTARWQAALIGERLNPGDRVGIMLRNCPQWIMFDQAALSLGLVVVPLYTVDRPDSVAYITQDSGMRVLLIETREQWQALRGVAGHMETVQRFVSLDTFADESEPRLTSASTWLPTQAALQPEPSCDVHALATIMYTSGTTGKPKGVMLSHRNILANARRAQDFRCPSR, encoded by the coding sequence ATGCAGAACAAAATAGAGCTCGACGTGATCGAGCCGGAATCGGTGAGTTCCTTGCATGGTTTGTTCGTGGAGCGGGTGCGTCGCTCGCCTGATTTGGGCGCATATCGCTATTTCGATGCTCCGCGCAATGAGTGGCAAGCGTTGACGTGGGCGCAGATGGCGGAGCAGACGGCACGCTGGCAGGCTGCGCTCATCGGCGAAAGACTGAATCCCGGCGACCGAGTGGGGATCATGCTACGTAATTGTCCGCAATGGATCATGTTTGACCAAGCGGCGCTGTCCTTGGGGCTGGTGGTGGTGCCGCTCTATACGGTGGATCGGCCGGACAGTGTCGCTTATATCACCCAAGACTCAGGGATGCGTGTGTTGTTGATCGAGACCCGCGAGCAATGGCAAGCTTTACGGGGCGTGGCTGGGCACATGGAGACGGTGCAGCGTTTCGTCAGCCTAGATACGTTTGCAGACGAGAGTGAACCGCGCTTGACCTCGGCTAGCACATGGCTGCCAACTCAAGCAGCTTTGCAGCCGGAACCGTCGTGTGATGTCCATGCCTTGGCGACGATCATGTACACGTCGGGTACGACCGGAAAACCCAAAGGCGTGATGCTGTCACATCGCAATATCCTGGCTAATGCGCGCAGGGCTCAAGACTTTCGATGTCCGTCCAGATGA
- a CDS encoding sensor domain-containing diguanylate cyclase, with protein sequence MDTLNLLLTLAVALVLVLGALSLRLMRLTRELRASEERWKFALEGAGDGVWDWNVPDDTVVFSTRYKAMVGYTDAEIAANQEAWLKRIHPDDRVKVDEDIHAYLEGRTQTYCNEHRVICKDGSIKWVLARGMIVSRLPDGQPLRMIGTHADITDRKDMEERMRHLANYDPLTELPNRSLITDRLRQAVIKARRDKAHLAVMFLDLDKFKPVNDSLGHDMGDLLLKQVASRLLSSVRASDTVARIGGDEFVVLLTTVEQERDAILVAEKILQALKLPFDLVGHRVELSGSIGIAAYPEHGDNEKLLLINADIAMYHAKRAGRNDYQIFAYNMRSEDSGV encoded by the coding sequence ATGGACACTCTAAATCTTCTGCTCACTCTGGCTGTGGCGCTCGTCCTTGTTTTGGGTGCCTTGAGTCTGCGTCTTATGCGCCTCACGCGTGAGCTTCGCGCAAGTGAGGAGCGCTGGAAGTTCGCGCTTGAAGGTGCGGGTGATGGTGTCTGGGATTGGAATGTGCCCGATGATACGGTTGTATTCTCAACACGCTACAAGGCGATGGTGGGTTATACCGATGCGGAAATCGCGGCCAATCAAGAGGCTTGGCTGAAGCGTATCCATCCTGATGATCGCGTCAAAGTGGATGAAGATATTCACGCCTATCTGGAGGGACGGACTCAGACCTATTGTAACGAACACCGCGTGATATGTAAGGATGGCAGTATCAAATGGGTACTGGCACGCGGCATGATCGTCAGCCGGCTGCCCGATGGACAGCCGCTACGCATGATAGGTACGCACGCGGATATAACTGATCGCAAGGATATGGAAGAGCGGATGCGCCATCTGGCGAATTACGATCCGCTGACCGAGCTGCCGAATCGCTCGCTCATCACCGATCGCCTTCGGCAAGCCGTGATCAAAGCTCGGCGAGACAAGGCGCACTTGGCGGTGATGTTTCTAGACTTGGATAAGTTCAAACCCGTGAATGACAGCTTAGGTCATGACATGGGCGATTTGCTGTTGAAGCAAGTCGCATCGCGGTTACTTTCCAGCGTACGCGCTTCGGATACGGTTGCGCGTATCGGCGGCGACGAATTTGTTGTGCTTCTGACGACTGTCGAGCAAGAGCGAGATGCCATTCTCGTAGCAGAGAAGATATTGCAAGCGCTGAAGCTGCCCTTTGATTTGGTCGGGCACCGAGTCGAGCTTTCTGGGAGCATAGGCATCGCCGCCTATCCCGAGCATGGCGATAACGAAAAGTTACTGCTGATCAATGCCGATATTGCGATGTATCACGCAAAACGGGCGGGCAGGAACGACTATCAGATCTTTGCGTACAACATGCGTAGTGAGGATTCTGGTGTCTGA
- a CDS encoding phosphoketolase family protein produces the protein MSAQVLSPSEQELNSIDAYWRACNYLAAGMIYLRDNPLLKEPLKPEHIKQRLLGHWGASPGLSFAYVHMNRLINKYDQSAIFLAGPGHGAPGVLAPTYLEGTYSEVYPNKGEDEDGLRQFFKDFSFPGGIGSHCTPETPGSIHEGGELGYSISHAFGAAFDNPDLLVTVMVGDGEAETGPLATAWHSNKFLNPIRDGAVLPILHLNGYKINNPTLLSRISHEELENLFKGYGWTPYFVEGSDPATMHRAMAITMEQCLLEIRRIQTEARSSGIPVRPRWPMIVLRSPKGWTGPKEVDGHKVEGYWRSHQVPMGEVRSKPERLAQLQSWLKSYKPEELFDETGRLRPELKALAPQGSRRMSANPHANGGLLRKALRMPDYRQYAATLAGPGKASAENTRPLGKFLRDIMAQNMHNFRVFGPDENASNKLDNIYEVSKKVWMADYLPEDADGGELSPDGRVMEMLSEHTLEGWLEGYLLTGRHGFFSTYEAFVHVIDSMFNQHAKWLDMSKAVSWRAPVSSLNLLITSTVWRQDHNGFTHQDPGFLDVVVNKSPEVTRIYLPPDVNTLLAISQQCLTSTDLINVIVCDKQKHLQFLDMDAAIAHCTKGIGIWEWASNDDGCEPDVVIASAGDIPTKEALAAVVLLREHFPSLKIRFINVVDLYKLTPNIEHPHGLHERDFDSLFTLDKPVIFNFHGYPWLIHRLAYRRSNHKNWHVRGYKEKGSINTPLELAIQNQIDRYSLAIDVIDRIPSLQVAGAHVKDRLRDKQIECCNYAYEHGVDLPEANDWTWPY, from the coding sequence ATGAGCGCTCAAGTATTATCCCCTTCCGAACAGGAACTGAACTCCATCGACGCCTACTGGCGCGCTTGCAATTATCTGGCTGCGGGCATGATTTACCTGCGTGACAACCCGCTACTGAAAGAGCCGCTCAAACCTGAGCACATCAAGCAACGCTTGTTAGGACACTGGGGTGCCAGCCCCGGCTTGAGCTTCGCTTACGTCCACATGAACCGGCTCATCAACAAATATGACCAGAGCGCGATCTTTCTCGCCGGCCCAGGTCACGGCGCACCGGGCGTATTGGCTCCGACCTATCTAGAGGGCACCTACAGCGAAGTCTATCCAAACAAAGGCGAAGATGAAGATGGCTTGCGCCAATTCTTCAAGGATTTCTCATTCCCCGGCGGCATCGGCAGCCATTGCACGCCGGAAACACCGGGCTCCATCCATGAAGGTGGCGAACTGGGTTATAGCATCTCGCACGCGTTCGGCGCGGCCTTCGACAACCCTGATCTGCTAGTGACGGTGATGGTCGGCGACGGCGAGGCCGAGACTGGCCCGCTGGCCACCGCCTGGCACTCCAATAAATTCCTCAACCCGATCCGCGATGGCGCAGTGCTGCCCATCCTGCATCTGAACGGCTACAAGATCAACAACCCCACCCTGCTCTCGCGCATCTCGCACGAAGAGCTGGAGAACCTGTTCAAAGGTTACGGCTGGACGCCCTATTTCGTCGAAGGCAGTGACCCTGCCACCATGCACCGCGCTATGGCGATCACGATGGAGCAGTGCCTGCTGGAGATTCGCCGCATTCAGACGGAAGCGCGCAGTTCCGGCATTCCCGTCCGTCCGCGTTGGCCGATGATCGTGCTGCGCTCGCCCAAAGGCTGGACCGGCCCGAAAGAAGTGGACGGACACAAGGTCGAAGGTTACTGGCGCTCACATCAGGTACCTATGGGCGAAGTCCGCAGCAAGCCGGAACGGCTGGCACAGCTGCAATCATGGTTGAAGAGCTACAAACCTGAAGAGTTGTTCGACGAAACGGGGCGCTTGCGCCCAGAACTAAAGGCACTTGCCCCCCAAGGCAGCCGCCGCATGAGCGCGAATCCGCATGCCAACGGTGGCTTGCTACGCAAGGCTCTGCGCATGCCTGATTATCGTCAGTATGCTGCAACTCTGGCCGGCCCCGGCAAGGCATCCGCAGAAAACACCCGCCCGCTGGGCAAGTTCCTGCGCGACATCATGGCGCAGAACATGCACAACTTCCGCGTATTCGGCCCGGACGAGAACGCCTCCAACAAGCTCGACAACATCTACGAAGTCAGCAAGAAAGTATGGATGGCGGACTACCTGCCGGAAGATGCCGACGGCGGTGAACTCTCGCCGGATGGCCGCGTGATGGAAATGCTGTCCGAACACACACTGGAAGGCTGGCTGGAAGGTTATCTGCTCACCGGCCGCCACGGTTTCTTCTCCACTTACGAAGCCTTCGTCCACGTCATCGACTCGATGTTCAACCAACATGCCAAGTGGTTGGATATGTCCAAGGCCGTATCTTGGCGCGCGCCAGTTTCGTCGCTAAACCTGCTTATCACCTCCACCGTATGGCGGCAGGATCACAACGGTTTCACACACCAAGATCCCGGCTTCCTCGATGTGGTGGTGAACAAAAGTCCTGAGGTGACACGCATCTATCTGCCGCCCGACGTGAACACGCTGCTGGCGATCTCTCAGCAATGCCTGACCAGCACCGACCTCATCAATGTGATCGTGTGCGACAAGCAAAAGCACCTGCAATTTTTGGATATGGATGCCGCGATCGCCCATTGCACCAAAGGCATCGGCATCTGGGAATGGGCCAGCAACGATGACGGCTGCGAGCCCGATGTCGTGATCGCCAGTGCCGGCGATATCCCGACCAAGGAAGCGCTGGCTGCGGTCGTGCTGCTGCGTGAGCACTTCCCATCGCTCAAGATACGTTTCATCAACGTGGTCGATCTGTACAAGCTGACACCTAACATCGAGCATCCACATGGCTTACACGAGCGCGATTTCGACAGCCTGTTCACCCTCGACAAGCCCGTGATCTTCAACTTCCACGGCTACCCTTGGCTGATCCACCGCCTCGCCTATCGTCGTAGCAACCACAAAAATTGGCACGTGCGCGGCTACAAGGAAAAAGGCAGCATCAATACGCCACTGGAACTGGCCATCCAGAACCAGATCGACCGTTACAGCTTGGCCATCGATGTGATCGACCGCATCCCATCACTGCAAGTCGCGGGAGCGCATGTCAAAGACAGACTGCGCGACAAGCAGATCGAGTGCTGCAACTACGCTTACGAGCACGGGGTGGACTTGCCGGAAGCCAACGACTGGACATGGCCGTATTAA
- a CDS encoding Txe/YoeB family addiction module toxin: MPRLLTFTPSAWGDYLYWQGQDKKTLRRINALLNDTLREPFGGIGKPEPLRGDLSGLWSKRIDDTNRLVYQVTDTELVVIACLFHYDG; this comes from the coding sequence ATGCCGCGCCTGCTGACCTTCACCCCTTCCGCGTGGGGTGATTATCTCTATTGGCAGGGGCAGGACAAAAAGACCTTGCGCCGGATCAATGCGCTGCTAAATGACACCCTCCGCGAACCCTTCGGAGGTATCGGCAAGCCTGAACCGCTGAGAGGTGATTTATCCGGCTTATGGTCAAAGCGTATCGACGACACCAACCGACTGGTGTATCAAGTAACGGATACCGAGTTAGTGGTGATCGCGTGCCTCTTTCATTACGACGGCTGA
- a CDS encoding acetate/propionate family kinase: MAVLTVNSGSSSLKASLFQSDGTRLNFRYERIGSGEFKDHAAAFAALLRDLAGHQPRAIGHRFVHGGDITDAARLIDSQERTRLESITHLAPLHLPGNLLGVDLCAQHFDVPQIACFDTAFHATLPELAYRLPIPNELGLRRYGFHGLNYAHIARQLPSLLGEIAHGPVVVAHLGSGSSLCLLENLRSVDTSMGYTPAGGIVMGTRSGDLDPGVMLELAQRFDVEELSKLTYRKMGLLALSQGESSEMSELAKSNSVDARFAVEYYARQVRAAIGSYAAKAGGIDALVFTGGIGEHSAAVRALICDPLRFLGFELDPNANRNNSPRLNNTSSKPILLIPADEEAEIAELTTQSQ; encoded by the coding sequence ATGGCCGTATTAACGGTCAACAGCGGCTCGTCCAGTCTCAAGGCGAGCCTGTTCCAGTCGGACGGGACGCGGCTGAACTTTCGCTACGAGCGTATTGGCTCGGGCGAGTTCAAAGATCACGCTGCCGCGTTCGCCGCGCTGCTGCGTGACTTGGCTGGACATCAGCCCCGCGCCATCGGCCATCGCTTCGTCCACGGCGGCGACATCACCGATGCCGCTAGACTGATCGACAGCCAAGAGCGCACGCGCTTGGAAAGCATCACCCATCTCGCACCGCTACACCTGCCGGGCAATCTATTGGGAGTCGATTTGTGCGCGCAGCACTTCGACGTACCGCAAATCGCCTGCTTTGACACGGCCTTCCACGCCACACTGCCCGAACTCGCGTACCGCCTGCCCATTCCCAACGAATTAGGATTACGCCGCTACGGCTTTCACGGCCTCAATTACGCACATATCGCTCGGCAGTTGCCCTCACTCTTGGGCGAAATCGCGCATGGCCCCGTCGTCGTCGCCCACCTCGGCAGCGGCTCCAGCCTGTGTCTGCTAGAGAACCTACGCTCGGTCGATACCAGCATGGGTTACACCCCAGCCGGCGGCATCGTGATGGGCACGCGCAGCGGCGACCTCGACCCCGGCGTGATGCTGGAGCTAGCGCAACGCTTTGATGTTGAAGAGTTATCAAAACTGACGTACCGCAAGATGGGCTTGCTGGCGCTCTCGCAAGGCGAGTCCAGCGAAATGTCTGAGTTGGCAAAAAGCAACAGTGTCGATGCCCGCTTCGCCGTCGAGTACTACGCCCGCCAAGTACGCGCCGCGATCGGCAGCTACGCCGCCAAAGCCGGAGGCATAGATGCACTGGTGTTCACCGGTGGCATCGGCGAACATTCTGCCGCTGTTCGCGCTCTGATCTGTGACCCGCTGAGATTCTTGGGTTTTGAGCTTGACCCCAATGCCAACCGAAACAACTCACCCCGCCTAAATAACACCTCCAGCAAACCCATATTGCTGATCCCAGCTGACGAAGAAGCCGAGATCGCCGAACTGACTACCCAATCACAATGA
- a CDS encoding acyl-CoA dehydrogenase gives MIVMVLLVCLGLAIFRISVQSWLLAALVLVFIVASASRISPAALQIIYFVLGTIIAVIGVPQLRRRLVSGPMLRLFRKLLPPISATEQVALDAGTVWWEGDLFNGLPDWDKLLAIPKPELSPAEQSFLDKQVTQLCSMLDDWDITHQRRDLPPEVWQFLKDQGFFSLIIPKEYGGLQFSAQAHSAIIAKVASRSWSAAVTVMVPNSLGPAELLLHYGTDEQKQKYLRRLATGKEIPCFALTGPFAGSDAGAIPDTGVVCRANFGKQKNVLGIRLNWEKRYITLAPVATLLGLAFKLYDPEKLLGGEVDRGITLALIPTDTPGVEIGRRHNPLDAAFLNGPTVGRDVFIPLEQVIGGVDRVGQGWRMLMECLAAGRAISLPASATGGMKLAARTSGAYARVRKQFKLPIGKFEGIEEALARIAGHTYMIDSARQLTASAVDLGEKPSVVSAIVKYHATERGRSVINDAMDVHGGKGICLGPNNYLGRSYQQAPIAITVEGANILTRSLMIFGQGVVRSHPYVLKEMSATHLSDPERALNYFDLALFGHISFALSNAARSFLFGLTDGWIVPVPRRRETFRYFQKLTRFSSAFALMSDVVMLAFGGGLKRHEKISGRMGDVLSQLYLASAALKRFEDDGRPAEDMPLLDWAVSDALYRIQQALDGVLANLPLYLRWPLRALVFPYGLRLRPPSDMSTHQLAILLMQPGAVRDRLTAGIYLPQDEQEAVGALEAALESALRCEAAYATLESAMREGKLTLHQELERIQEAQEKGVISAEEGAMLERDYALRRKVIMVDDFATLN, from the coding sequence ATGATCGTGATGGTTTTGTTGGTTTGCCTAGGCTTGGCGATATTTCGCATCTCGGTGCAAAGTTGGCTACTGGCGGCATTGGTGTTGGTGTTTATCGTCGCTAGCGCAAGCCGTATCTCACCCGCAGCACTTCAAATCATCTACTTCGTTCTCGGTACGATCATTGCCGTCATCGGTGTGCCGCAGCTGCGGCGCAGGCTGGTGAGCGGGCCGATGCTGCGTTTGTTCCGTAAATTGCTTCCCCCCATTTCCGCGACCGAGCAGGTGGCGTTGGATGCGGGCACGGTCTGGTGGGAAGGCGATCTGTTCAATGGCTTGCCCGATTGGGATAAGTTGTTAGCCATTCCCAAACCCGAGTTGAGCCCGGCAGAGCAATCGTTTCTGGATAAGCAAGTGACGCAACTCTGCTCCATGCTCGACGACTGGGACATCACGCATCAGCGCCGCGATTTGCCGCCAGAAGTCTGGCAGTTCCTCAAAGACCAAGGTTTCTTCAGCCTCATCATCCCCAAGGAATATGGCGGCCTACAGTTTTCGGCGCAGGCGCACTCGGCCATCATCGCCAAAGTCGCCTCGCGTAGTTGGTCGGCTGCGGTGACGGTGATGGTGCCGAATTCGCTGGGTCCGGCTGAATTGTTGCTGCATTACGGCACAGATGAGCAGAAGCAGAAATACTTGCGCCGACTCGCCACCGGCAAGGAAATTCCTTGCTTTGCTTTGACGGGACCATTCGCTGGCTCGGATGCCGGCGCTATCCCAGATACGGGCGTGGTCTGTCGCGCCAATTTCGGTAAACAGAAAAACGTGCTCGGCATTCGCCTCAACTGGGAAAAACGCTACATCACCTTGGCGCCCGTGGCGACACTGCTGGGTCTGGCGTTCAAGCTGTACGACCCAGAAAAACTGCTGGGCGGCGAGGTGGATCGTGGCATCACACTGGCGCTGATTCCGACCGACACACCGGGTGTGGAGATCGGGCGGCGGCATAATCCGCTGGACGCGGCGTTCCTGAATGGTCCGACCGTAGGCCGCGATGTGTTCATCCCGCTGGAGCAGGTCATTGGCGGGGTCGATCGGGTGGGGCAGGGCTGGCGTATGTTGATGGAGTGTCTGGCGGCGGGGCGGGCGATTTCCCTGCCAGCCAGCGCGACCGGCGGCATGAAGTTGGCGGCGCGTACTAGCGGTGCTTACGCCCGCGTGCGCAAACAGTTCAAGCTGCCCATCGGCAAATTCGAGGGGATCGAGGAGGCCCTGGCGCGCATCGCTGGTCACACCTATATGATCGATAGCGCGCGGCAGCTAACGGCAAGCGCGGTCGATTTGGGCGAGAAGCCTTCGGTGGTTTCGGCCATCGTCAAATACCACGCTACCGAGCGCGGGCGCAGTGTCATCAACGATGCGATGGATGTACATGGCGGCAAGGGAATCTGCCTGGGGCCGAATAATTACTTGGGGCGTAGCTACCAGCAAGCACCCATCGCCATCACGGTAGAGGGTGCGAACATTCTGACGCGCAGTCTGATGATCTTTGGTCAGGGCGTGGTGCGCTCCCATCCTTACGTACTCAAAGAAATGTCGGCCACGCATCTGAGCGATCCTGAACGTGCGTTGAATTACTTTGATCTCGCCTTGTTCGGGCACATCAGTTTCGCCTTGAGCAATGCGGCGCGCTCCTTCTTGTTCGGCCTGACTGATGGCTGGATCGTGCCGGTTCCTAGGCGGCGTGAGACTTTTCGCTATTTTCAGAAGCTAACTCGTTTTTCGTCAGCTTTTGCGCTGATGTCTGATGTGGTGATGCTGGCGTTTGGCGGCGGACTGAAGCGTCACGAGAAGATCTCTGGGCGCATGGGCGACGTGCTGAGCCAGCTCTATCTGGCTTCGGCCGCACTCAAGCGATTCGAGGACGATGGTCGTCCTGCGGAGGATATGCCCTTGCTGGACTGGGCAGTCAGCGATGCGCTGTACCGTATCCAGCAGGCGTTGGACGGAGTGCTGGCAAATCTTCCGCTCTACTTGCGCTGGCCGCTGCGAGCGCTGGTGTTTCCGTATGGTCTGCGTCTTCGTCCGCCGTCGGATATGTCCACCCATCAACTTGCGATCCTATTGATGCAGCCGGGTGCGGTTCGTGATCGGCTTACCGCCGGCATTTATCTGCCTCAGGATGAGCAGGAGGCAGTGGGTGCGTTGGAAGCTGCATTGGAAAGTGCGTTACGTTGCGAAGCGGCGTATGCCACGTTGGAAAGTGCGATGCGCGAGGGGAAGTTGACGTTGCATCAGGAATTGGAGCGGATACAGGAAGCACAGGAAAAAGGCGTGATCAGCGCCGAGGAGGGGGCGATGCTGGAGCGTGACTATGCCCTGCGTCGTAAGGTCATCATGGTGGATGATTTCGCTACGTTGAACTAG
- a CDS encoding recombination-associated protein RdgC has product MWFKNLQLYRLSRFDLTPAAFATALAEHTLEETGGSMDMQRLGWVPPKGENEPFVHQYGEQMLFALGVEKKLLPTTVVNQFAKARAQEIEEQQGYKPGRKQMKQIKEAMTDELLPRAFALRRSTRVWIDPTGQWLVVDAASVAKADEVVEMLLKHVEGIAFSMLKTQLSPTTAMTEWLLGGEAPTGFTLDDDYELRGVGEGKSSVRYTKHTPDADEIRKHVESGKQVSRLALTWNDRVSFVLDENLQLKRLAPLDVIAEQADADDDVFDSDFALMTGEVSKLLTDLVAALGGEVVVS; this is encoded by the coding sequence ATGTGGTTCAAGAATCTCCAACTCTATCGTCTTTCTCGTTTTGACCTAACCCCCGCCGCATTTGCCACCGCACTGGCGGAGCATACTTTGGAGGAAACCGGCGGCAGTATGGATATGCAACGTCTCGGTTGGGTGCCGCCCAAAGGTGAGAACGAGCCGTTCGTGCATCAATACGGCGAGCAGATGCTGTTCGCGTTGGGTGTGGAAAAGAAATTGTTGCCCACTACGGTCGTCAACCAGTTCGCCAAAGCGCGCGCGCAGGAGATCGAAGAGCAGCAAGGTTACAAGCCCGGTCGTAAGCAGATGAAGCAGATCAAGGAGGCGATGACGGACGAGCTATTGCCGCGTGCCTTCGCCCTGCGCCGCAGCACACGTGTTTGGATCGACCCGACCGGACAGTGGTTGGTGGTTGATGCGGCCAGTGTCGCCAAGGCTGATGAGGTGGTGGAGATGTTGCTCAAACACGTCGAAGGCATCGCCTTTTCAATGCTCAAAACCCAACTTTCACCGACCACGGCGATGACCGAATGGCTGCTGGGCGGCGAAGCGCCTACCGGTTTTACACTGGACGATGATTACGAGTTGCGTGGCGTTGGTGAGGGCAAGTCCAGTGTGCGCTACACCAAGCACACGCCGGATGCCGACGAGATACGTAAGCACGTTGAGTCTGGCAAGCAAGTCAGTCGTCTTGCCCTGACTTGGAACGATCGCGTGTCCTTCGTGTTGGACGAGAATCTGCAACTGAAACGCTTAGCGCCGCTGGATGTCATCGCCGAGCAAGCAGATGCCGATGATGATGTTTTCGACTCCGATTTTGCCTTGATGACAGGTGAGGTCTCCAAGCTGCTGACGGACCTTGTGGCGGCACTGGGTGGAGAAGTCGTAGTCTCCTGA
- the pgi gene encoding glucose-6-phosphate isomerase produces the protein MSNLTQSPAWQALLAHQSQISNQTMREMFAADADRFDTFSLQLDGLLFDYSKNRISAETLKLLLDLARQSDLSGWIARMFGGEKINASENRAVLHTALRAPRDAVVMVDGKNVMPDVHRVLDHLRRYTEAVRRGELCGHTGKPLRHIVNIGIGGSALGPMMVCETLKPYGHPEMRAHFVSNVDATDLVETLKLLDAETTLFIVSSKTFTTQETLTNARTARAWLVEKLGCEEAVAKHFAAVSTNLKATSEFGINPDNVFEFWDWVGGRYSLWSAIGLPIALYVGMDNFERLLAGAHAMDVHFRDAPFERNMPVILGMLGVWYGNFFGTGSYAVLPYDQYLHRLPAYLQQLEMESNGKSVDREGQPVDYDTHFTVWGEAGTNGQHSFYQLIHQGTRMIPADFLAPIRSHNPVGDHHAMLLSNCFAQTEALMLGKTEAEARAELVAQGMSGEALEKLLPFKVFPGNRPTNTFLFDLLDPYTLGMLIALYEHKIYVQSVVWNINAFDQWGVEFGKQLAGKLLPELQGKQPLSVHDASTINLMQRCLG, from the coding sequence ATGTCGAACCTGACTCAATCCCCCGCGTGGCAAGCGCTGCTTGCCCATCAATCGCAGATCAGCAACCAGACTATGCGCGAGATGTTCGCGGCTGATGCGGATCGCTTCGACACGTTCTCCCTTCAGCTTGATGGTCTGCTGTTTGACTACTCCAAGAATCGCATTAGTGCAGAGACGCTCAAGCTGCTGCTCGATCTGGCGCGCCAGTCTGATCTTTCTGGCTGGATCGCCCGCATGTTCGGTGGCGAAAAGATTAATGCCAGTGAGAATCGCGCCGTTCTGCACACTGCCTTGCGAGCGCCGCGTGATGCCGTGGTGATGGTGGATGGCAAAAACGTGATGCCAGATGTACATCGCGTACTCGACCATCTGCGTCGATACACCGAGGCTGTACGTAGGGGTGAGTTGTGTGGTCATACCGGCAAGCCTTTGCGTCATATCGTCAACATCGGCATCGGTGGCTCTGCGCTTGGCCCCATGATGGTGTGCGAAACGCTCAAGCCTTATGGGCATCCAGAAATGCGGGCGCATTTCGTGTCTAACGTGGATGCCACTGACTTGGTGGAAACGCTCAAGCTGCTGGATGCCGAGACGACGCTGTTCATCGTTAGCTCCAAAACATTTACCACGCAGGAAACCTTGACCAATGCGCGCACTGCACGCGCTTGGTTGGTGGAAAAATTGGGCTGTGAGGAAGCGGTAGCCAAGCACTTTGCTGCCGTCTCTACCAACCTTAAGGCAACTAGCGAATTTGGTATCAATCCCGATAACGTGTTTGAATTCTGGGATTGGGTCGGTGGGCGCTACTCGCTGTGGTCGGCTATCGGCCTGCCCATTGCTTTGTATGTGGGCATGGATAACTTCGAGCGTTTGCTGGCGGGCGCGCATGCGATGGACGTGCATTTCCGCGATGCGCCATTCGAACGCAATATGCCGGTCATACTCGGCATGCTGGGTGTGTGGTACGGCAACTTCTTCGGTACCGGCTCCTACGCTGTATTGCCCTACGACCAATATCTGCATCGCTTGCCCGCCTATCTGCAACAACTGGAGATGGAGAGCAACGGCAAGAGCGTGGATCGCGAAGGTCAGCCGGTAGATTACGACACCCATTTCACCGTATGGGGCGAGGCGGGAACCAATGGTCAGCACTCGTTCTACCAGTTGATCCACCAAGGTACGCGCATGATCCCGGCAGACTTCCTTGCCCCGATCCGCAGCCACAACCCAGTGGGCGATCATCACGCCATGTTGTTGTCCAACTGCTTCGCCCAAACTGAGGCGCTGATGCTGGGTAAAACCGAAGCCGAAGCCCGCGCCGAATTAGTTGCTCAGGGCATGAGCGGCGAAGCATTAGAAAAACTGCTACCGTTCAAGGTGTTCCCCGGCAATCGTCCGACCAACACCTTCCTGTTCGACCTGCTCGACCCCTACACGCTGGGAATGCTGATCGCCCTTTACGAGCACAAGATCTACGTGCAGAGCGTGGTGTGGAACATCAACGCCTTCGATCAGTGGGGTGTCGAATTCGGCAAACAGCTCGCAGGGAAGCTGCTGCCCGAGTTGCAAGGCAAGCAGCCTCTATCTGTCCATGACGCCTCGACGATCAATCTCATGCAGCGCTGCTTGGGCTGA